The Granulicella sibirica genome has a segment encoding these proteins:
- the argC gene encoding N-acetyl-gamma-glutamyl-phosphate reductase: MGVSGYSGGELVRLLLHHPKLTTNPLLLGRSETNLHLGDLQPQLATADGLGDPIHPFSWDLLTEKGINLLFLATPHEQSREWVPEALARNIRVVDLSGAWRLQEAKNRDVYKLTDANPEEAAKIQTEAVFGAPELHAEAIAGARLVANPGCYSTSVILALAPLVKAGLLDLTHGIICDSKSGVSGAGKAATAKTHFMYAADNLSAYGVFSHRHTGELLEQLHLTEDQIQFTPHLLPIPRGILSTIYARLATPGTPEQIETAFRTFYAGRSMVRIHATPGLPQIQHIVRTNFCDIGFQLAKDGKRLVIVSCLDNLLKGAAGQAVQNMNLMVGWNESEGLL; this comes from the coding sequence ATGGGCGTCAGCGGCTACTCCGGCGGCGAACTCGTACGTCTCCTGCTTCACCATCCGAAGCTGACAACGAATCCCCTGCTCCTCGGCCGCTCCGAAACCAACCTCCACCTCGGCGACCTGCAGCCCCAGCTCGCAACCGCCGACGGTCTCGGCGACCCGATCCACCCCTTCTCCTGGGATCTCCTCACCGAAAAGGGCATCAATCTCCTCTTCCTCGCCACCCCCCACGAGCAATCCCGCGAGTGGGTCCCGGAAGCTCTCGCCCGCAACATCCGCGTTGTCGACCTCAGCGGAGCCTGGCGCTTGCAGGAAGCAAAGAACCGCGACGTCTACAAGCTCACCGACGCCAACCCCGAAGAAGCCGCGAAGATCCAGACCGAAGCCGTCTTCGGCGCACCCGAACTCCACGCCGAAGCCATCGCCGGCGCACGCCTCGTCGCCAACCCCGGCTGCTACTCCACCTCCGTCATCCTCGCTCTGGCCCCCCTCGTAAAGGCAGGCCTGCTCGACCTCACCCACGGGATCATCTGCGACTCGAAGTCCGGCGTCAGCGGGGCAGGCAAAGCCGCCACCGCCAAGACGCATTTCATGTACGCCGCCGACAACCTCTCGGCCTACGGAGTCTTCAGTCATCGCCACACCGGCGAACTGCTCGAGCAACTCCATCTCACCGAAGACCAGATCCAGTTCACCCCGCACCTCTTGCCTATTCCCAGAGGCATCCTCTCGACCATCTACGCCCGCCTCGCAACCCCAGGCACGCCGGAACAGATCGAGACCGCTTTCCGTACCTTTTACGCAGGCCGCAGCATGGTTCGCATCCATGCCACTCCCGGCCTGCCACAAATCCAACACATCGTCCGCACCAACTTCTGCGACATCGGTTTTCAACTGGCAAAGGATGGCAAGCGTCTCGTCATCGTCTCCTGCCTTGATAACCTCTTGAAGGGTGCGGCGGGACAGGCAGTACAGAACATGAACCTCATGGTTGGCTGGAACGAGTCGGAGGGACTCCTATGA
- a CDS encoding TetR/AcrR family transcriptional regulator has translation MTLRTTSASAGGRGSDGGGKAPGSEKYQRILDAAVEVIAENGYFNSPVSAIAAKAGVADGTIYLYFKSKDEVLRTAIDAVFAKFYAMVEEEFKHRTGPREQLEFIAQVHLESHENRSVAILMQTEMRQSAKFIAEFSHRHLVKYISVVREVVRRGQKQGIFRSDVSDGLVAHCLFGAIDELLSSAVFTGRAYDAKATAAQVIDVLLHGITAGEAHV, from the coding sequence ATGACGCTGAGAACGACGAGTGCGAGTGCGGGTGGGCGGGGGAGCGATGGCGGGGGGAAGGCTCCGGGCTCGGAGAAGTATCAACGCATCCTGGATGCGGCGGTGGAGGTGATCGCGGAGAACGGATACTTCAACTCGCCGGTGAGCGCGATCGCGGCGAAGGCCGGCGTGGCGGATGGGACGATCTATCTCTACTTCAAGAGCAAGGACGAGGTGCTGCGGACGGCGATCGATGCGGTGTTCGCGAAGTTCTACGCGATGGTCGAGGAGGAGTTCAAGCATCGGACGGGGCCTCGGGAGCAGTTGGAGTTCATTGCGCAGGTGCACCTGGAGAGCCATGAGAATCGGAGCGTGGCGATCCTGATGCAGACGGAGATGCGGCAGTCGGCGAAGTTCATCGCGGAGTTTTCGCATCGGCATTTGGTGAAGTACATCTCCGTGGTGCGGGAGGTGGTGCGGCGGGGGCAGAAGCAGGGGATCTTTCGGAGCGATGTGTCGGATGGGCTGGTGGCGCATTGTTTGTTTGGGGCGATCGACGAGCTGCTGAGCTCGGCGGTGTTTACAGGGCGGGCGTATGATGCCAAAGCGACGGCGGCACAGGTGATCGACGTGCTGCTACATGGGATAACTGCCGGGGAGGCGCATGTTTGA
- the argB gene encoding acetylglutamate kinase yields MKYVVKLGGAALENPTLLHACGQAIADLVKDGNQVAVVHGGGVQLTKTLAQMGKKSEFISGLRVTDAETRDAALMVLAGRVNKSLVAALGTHGQSAMGLSGGDGHVFRARKKKTTPDLGFVGEIAATDPRWLDAIWAMGAVPVISSIALGFDGEYYNINADEMASACAVATRADALVFLTDVPGVKGADGKVMRWLTLAQIPEMEKAAVVSGGMLPKLNACRDALTHGVKRVRILPAESASVLPDLLSSRVNDGTEVMVA; encoded by the coding sequence ATGAAATACGTCGTCAAGTTGGGCGGAGCGGCCCTCGAAAATCCCACGCTCCTGCACGCCTGCGGACAGGCCATCGCCGACCTCGTCAAGGATGGCAATCAGGTCGCCGTCGTCCACGGAGGCGGCGTGCAGCTCACCAAGACCCTCGCCCAGATGGGTAAGAAGAGTGAGTTCATCTCCGGCCTCCGCGTCACCGATGCCGAAACCCGCGATGCCGCTCTCATGGTCCTCGCCGGCCGCGTCAACAAGTCGTTAGTAGCCGCCCTCGGCACCCACGGCCAGTCTGCCATGGGCCTCTCCGGCGGTGACGGCCACGTCTTCCGCGCCCGCAAAAAGAAGACCACCCCCGACCTCGGCTTCGTCGGCGAAATCGCCGCCACCGACCCACGCTGGCTCGACGCCATCTGGGCCATGGGAGCCGTGCCCGTCATCTCCTCCATCGCCCTGGGCTTCGACGGCGAGTATTACAACATCAACGCCGACGAGATGGCCTCCGCCTGCGCCGTCGCCACCAGGGCCGACGCCCTCGTCTTCCTCACCGACGTCCCCGGCGTCAAAGGCGCCGACGGCAAGGTCATGCGCTGGCTCACCCTCGCGCAAATCCCCGAAATGGAAAAAGCCGCCGTCGTCTCCGGCGGCATGCTGCCCAAGCTCAACGCCTGCCGCGACGCCCTCACCCACGGCGTCAAGCGCGTGCGCATCCTACCGGCAGAGTCGGCATCTGTCCTGCCCGATCTTCTGTCGTCCCGCGTCAATGATGGAACGGAGGTTATGGTCGCATGA
- a CDS encoding glutamate synthase-related protein, translating to MDWLTADDRVDSAVVDAVRPTGVRTLLDPRFDHDSCGVGFVASVDAVATHTILQQAATALARLAHRGAVAADGKSSDGVGLMTSIPSDYLLKACGKTLEDGHLLGVGMLFLPADAKGEEELLERCLVSQDLKVLCWRDVPTNPGSLGEIALSTMPVIRQVLIVDAPGGEASTMEHRLYLARKQFERMHENGEVTGYLCSLSCKTLVYKAMCSGTLLPEFYPDLASPEYITPFTVFHQRYATNTSPTWHRAQPGRMMAHNGEINTVWGNRARMAARDATLPVECKPVLTKGGTDSTSLDEAVELLSRNGRTTAEAIRMLLPPATIGHQPSTFLRYNTDCAEPWDGPAAIAFSDGRLVGAALDRNGLRPCRFAITSDGLVVAGSEAGLVDLDPEKVTHSGRLGPGQMIVVDLAEHKVYEDEALLALFDAGTVYTDMSVETPLEAVAAAETDAATLLTLQRGFGYTREDVKMILQPMAAEGKDAVWSMGDDTPLAFLARAPRPIYAYFRQRFAQVTNPAIDPLREACVVSLHTRLGPWPHLLDKNAPIPGLSLSSPFLSTGQVNALREGKYGHVEDLKLAELACTIPAGTTLVAALDAICDRAVELVRNGAKILLLSDRLATSEAVPVPMAMATGAVHQALVAAGLRTLAGLAVEAGDCRDIHHAAVLIGYGAGAVCPWLALETGMALTPAGGDRAASEYKMLKSLDAGLAKVMSKMGISVVDSYRGAHLFDILGLHQSVVDRCFVNTPAPLSGIGFEELESHLRATWQPAPVAAAAPASTELPDYGWVRFRKTEMAEPHAWQPATVKSLQSVVGSARGVAFPTDQAGAFAIYTKGVESREPSVLRDLLEIRPAGTELSLDEIEPLTAITKRFVASAMSLGSLSPEAHQTITAAMNMLGGRSNTGEGGEDRDVYRMRPALVPAGSGDGASRTASQAGGVAVAERPVEAPAVHVSLNNKIKQVASGRFGVTAEYLAHAEEIEIKVAQGAKPGEGGQLPGHKVSGLIARLRHAQPGVSLISPPPHHDIYSIEDLAQLIYDLKRVNPRAAVGVKLVSSRGVGTVAAGVAKAYADFIVIAGNTGGTGAAALSSIKYAGNPWELGLSEAQQVLMHNGMRSRVRLRTDGGLATAHDVLVAALLGADEYAFGTSVLVVLGCDMARQCHLNTCPTGIATQKPELRAKFRGKPEHVVQFFEQLAADVRHLLARYSLPSLEAAIGRTDLLEQVRFDGNLDLQPMLERVTDGPRTWMGGRNDRPDPTPPLDEAWVAPAVEALYKNEPYVVTSKVDNGDRSIGARLAGEYAHHLVEDEGLTPDATFHLEGIAGQSFGAFAVTGMSLQLDGQANDFVGKGLSGGEIVIRAQGLAAKNSGQHVILGNVALYGGTAGSLYAAGRAGERFAVRNSGVTAVVEGVGDHGCEYMTGGTVAVLGRAGMNFGAGMTGGVAWVFDEDGSFVKDERYHVDFMTPAGFAACEPEAQEELHSLLTTHAEKASSMLASTMLEEWPKRVEGFVRLTPKPQI from the coding sequence ATGGACTGGTTAACAGCAGATGATCGGGTAGATTCCGCCGTCGTGGACGCGGTGCGTCCGACGGGTGTACGTACGCTTCTGGACCCACGGTTCGACCATGATTCGTGCGGCGTTGGTTTTGTGGCTTCGGTGGATGCGGTGGCCACGCATACGATTCTGCAGCAGGCGGCTACGGCGCTTGCACGTCTTGCGCATCGCGGCGCGGTGGCGGCGGATGGGAAGAGCAGCGACGGCGTTGGACTGATGACGTCGATCCCGTCCGATTACTTGTTGAAGGCATGCGGAAAGACGCTGGAAGACGGCCACCTGCTTGGCGTGGGGATGTTGTTTCTGCCCGCGGATGCGAAGGGCGAAGAAGAGCTTCTGGAGCGATGTCTCGTCTCGCAGGATCTGAAGGTGCTTTGTTGGCGCGATGTGCCGACGAACCCGGGGAGCCTGGGTGAGATCGCGCTCTCGACGATGCCGGTGATCCGGCAGGTACTGATCGTGGATGCTCCTGGTGGGGAAGCCTCGACGATGGAACACAGGCTGTACCTTGCGCGGAAGCAGTTTGAGCGGATGCATGAGAACGGTGAGGTGACCGGATATCTCTGTTCGCTTTCGTGTAAGACGCTTGTCTATAAGGCCATGTGTTCCGGGACGCTGCTTCCGGAGTTTTACCCTGATCTTGCTTCTCCCGAGTACATCACCCCCTTCACAGTTTTCCATCAGCGCTATGCGACGAATACGTCGCCGACGTGGCATCGCGCGCAGCCGGGCCGGATGATGGCGCACAATGGCGAGATCAATACAGTTTGGGGTAACCGGGCGCGTATGGCGGCTCGGGATGCGACGCTTCCTGTCGAGTGCAAGCCTGTGCTGACGAAGGGTGGCACAGATTCGACGAGCCTCGATGAGGCCGTTGAGCTGCTCTCGCGCAACGGACGGACGACTGCCGAGGCGATCCGGATGCTTCTGCCTCCGGCGACGATTGGGCATCAGCCTTCTACGTTCCTGCGGTACAACACGGATTGCGCGGAGCCGTGGGATGGTCCGGCGGCGATTGCATTCAGCGATGGGCGGCTTGTGGGTGCGGCGCTCGACCGGAATGGGCTGCGTCCCTGCCGGTTCGCGATCACGAGCGATGGGCTTGTGGTGGCTGGTTCCGAGGCCGGGCTGGTGGATCTGGATCCGGAGAAGGTGACACATAGTGGGAGGCTTGGGCCGGGGCAGATGATCGTCGTCGATCTCGCTGAGCACAAGGTGTACGAGGATGAGGCGCTGCTGGCGCTGTTCGATGCGGGCACGGTCTATACGGATATGTCGGTCGAGACGCCGCTTGAGGCGGTTGCGGCTGCCGAGACGGATGCGGCTACGCTTCTGACCCTGCAGCGTGGGTTCGGATATACGCGGGAAGACGTCAAGATGATCCTGCAGCCGATGGCCGCGGAGGGTAAGGACGCCGTCTGGTCGATGGGCGACGATACGCCGCTGGCCTTCCTGGCACGCGCTCCGCGGCCGATTTATGCCTATTTTCGGCAGCGCTTTGCGCAGGTAACGAACCCCGCGATCGATCCATTACGCGAGGCTTGTGTTGTGTCGCTGCATACGCGGCTTGGACCGTGGCCCCATCTGCTGGATAAGAATGCGCCCATTCCGGGGCTTTCGCTTTCTTCTCCGTTCCTTTCGACTGGGCAGGTGAATGCGTTGCGTGAGGGGAAGTATGGGCACGTTGAGGATCTGAAGCTGGCGGAGCTGGCCTGCACGATTCCTGCGGGGACTACGCTGGTGGCGGCGCTCGATGCGATCTGCGATCGGGCGGTGGAGCTGGTGCGGAACGGGGCGAAGATTCTTCTGCTTTCCGACCGTTTGGCTACTTCCGAGGCGGTTCCTGTGCCGATGGCGATGGCTACCGGTGCGGTTCACCAGGCGCTTGTGGCGGCTGGGCTGCGGACGCTTGCGGGGCTTGCGGTCGAGGCGGGGGATTGCCGCGATATTCACCATGCGGCGGTGCTGATCGGGTATGGAGCGGGCGCGGTTTGTCCGTGGCTTGCGCTCGAGACGGGCATGGCTCTGACGCCTGCGGGCGGGGACCGTGCGGCGAGCGAGTACAAGATGCTGAAGTCGCTCGACGCCGGGCTGGCGAAGGTGATGTCGAAGATGGGGATTTCGGTTGTCGACAGCTATCGCGGGGCGCATCTTTTCGACATTCTTGGGCTGCACCAGAGCGTTGTGGACCGGTGCTTTGTGAATACGCCTGCTCCGCTTTCGGGGATCGGGTTCGAGGAGCTTGAGTCGCATCTGCGGGCTACGTGGCAGCCTGCTCCGGTTGCTGCGGCTGCTCCGGCTTCGACGGAACTGCCTGATTATGGATGGGTTCGGTTCCGGAAGACCGAGATGGCGGAGCCGCATGCGTGGCAGCCGGCGACGGTGAAGTCGCTGCAGTCGGTGGTTGGAAGCGCGCGTGGCGTGGCGTTCCCGACGGACCAGGCTGGGGCTTTTGCGATTTACACGAAGGGTGTGGAGAGCCGGGAGCCTTCGGTGCTGCGCGATCTGCTGGAGATTCGTCCGGCGGGGACGGAGCTTTCGCTCGATGAGATCGAGCCTTTGACTGCGATTACGAAGCGGTTTGTTGCGAGCGCTATGTCGCTTGGATCGCTTAGTCCCGAGGCTCATCAGACGATTACCGCCGCGATGAATATGCTTGGCGGGCGGTCGAATACGGGTGAAGGCGGCGAGGACCGGGATGTGTACCGGATGCGTCCGGCGCTAGTTCCTGCGGGTTCGGGCGATGGAGCTTCTCGGACGGCTTCACAGGCTGGCGGGGTTGCGGTGGCGGAGCGGCCGGTTGAGGCTCCTGCGGTGCATGTGTCGCTGAACAACAAGATTAAGCAGGTGGCTTCCGGCCGGTTCGGCGTTACGGCTGAGTACCTGGCGCACGCGGAAGAGATCGAGATCAAGGTGGCGCAGGGGGCGAAGCCTGGCGAAGGCGGGCAGCTTCCGGGGCATAAAGTCAGTGGATTGATAGCGCGGCTGCGACATGCTCAACCAGGGGTTTCACTTATTTCTCCTCCGCCACACCACGATATCTATTCGATTGAGGATCTGGCGCAGTTGATCTACGACCTGAAGCGGGTGAATCCGCGCGCGGCTGTCGGGGTGAAGCTGGTGTCGAGCAGGGGTGTGGGGACGGTTGCGGCGGGTGTCGCGAAGGCCTATGCGGACTTTATCGTGATCGCCGGAAATACCGGCGGGACGGGGGCGGCGGCGCTTTCGAGCATCAAGTATGCCGGGAATCCCTGGGAGCTTGGGCTTTCGGAGGCGCAGCAGGTGCTGATGCATAACGGCATGCGCAGCCGGGTGCGGCTCAGGACGGATGGCGGGCTGGCGACGGCGCATGATGTGCTGGTTGCGGCTTTGCTGGGCGCGGATGAGTATGCGTTCGGGACGTCGGTGCTCGTGGTGCTTGGGTGCGACATGGCTCGGCAGTGCCACTTGAATACTTGTCCCACGGGCATTGCTACGCAGAAGCCGGAGTTGCGGGCGAAGTTCCGCGGCAAGCCGGAGCATGTGGTGCAGTTCTTTGAGCAGTTGGCGGCAGATGTGCGGCACCTGCTGGCCCGCTATAGTTTGCCTTCGCTTGAGGCGGCAATTGGACGGACAGATCTGCTGGAGCAGGTGCGGTTTGATGGGAATCTCGACCTTCAGCCGATGCTCGAGCGGGTGACGGACGGGCCACGGACCTGGATGGGTGGGCGGAACGATCGCCCGGATCCTACTCCTCCGCTGGATGAGGCCTGGGTTGCGCCCGCGGTTGAGGCGCTCTATAAGAACGAACCCTATGTTGTAACGTCCAAGGTCGACAATGGGGATCGCTCGATTGGAGCACGGCTGGCAGGAGAGTATGCTCACCATCTTGTTGAAGATGAGGGACTTACGCCAGATGCTACGTTCCACCTGGAGGGGATCGCGGGGCAGTCGTTTGGGGCGTTCGCGGTGACGGGAATGTCGCTGCAGTTGGATGGGCAGGCGAATGACTTTGTTGGCAAGGGACTGTCGGGCGGAGAGATTGTTATCCGTGCGCAGGGGCTTGCGGCGAAGAATAGCGGGCAGCACGTTATTTTGGGAAATGTGGCACTTTACGGGGGAACTGCTGGCTCTTTATACGCTGCTGGACGGGCGGGGGAGAGGTTTGCAGTTCGTAATTCGGGGGTTACGGCTGTGGTTGAGGGGGTTGGCGACCATGGATGTGAGTACATGACGGGCGGGACCGTTGCGGTGCTTGGGCGGGCCGGGATGAACTTCGGGGCGGGTATGACCGGGGGAGTCGCCTGGGTGTTCGACGAGGATGGTTCGTTTGTGAAGGATGAGCGCTATCACGTTGATTTTATGACACCTGCGGGCTTCGCGGCGTGTGAGCCGGAGGCGCAGGAGGAACTGCATTCGCTGCTTACGACGCATGCGGAGAAAGCTTCGAGCATGCTGGCTTCGACGATGCTGGAGGAGTGGCCGAAACGGGTTGAGGGCTTCGTAAGACTGACGCCAAAACCGCAAATTTAA
- a CDS encoding arginine repressor, translating to MKQQRHSAIREILSAGNIANQDDLRRKLAALGHHVTQATLSRDIRELHLSKGSNGYRLPSVATSGEDASPDIYEVLKGFGLEARQAQNLVVVVTTTGGAQPIAAGIDYEDWPEVVGTIAGDDTVLIICPDEKRASALRGRIEGFIG from the coding sequence ATGAAGCAGCAGCGGCATTCGGCAATCCGGGAGATCCTCAGCGCAGGCAATATCGCCAATCAGGACGATCTGCGCAGGAAACTCGCCGCTCTCGGCCATCACGTCACCCAGGCCACGCTCTCACGGGACATCCGCGAATTGCATCTTTCGAAGGGTTCGAACGGGTACCGCCTGCCCAGCGTCGCAACCTCCGGCGAGGACGCCTCACCGGATATTTATGAGGTCCTCAAAGGCTTCGGCCTCGAGGCCCGCCAGGCCCAGAACCTCGTCGTCGTCGTCACCACCACCGGAGGAGCCCAACCCATCGCTGCCGGCATCGATTATGAAGACTGGCCCGAGGTCGTCGGCACGATCGCCGGCGACGATACCGTACTGATCATCTGCCCCGATGAGAAACGGGCAAGCGCTCTCCGGGGAAGGATTGAAGGATTCATTGGCTGA
- a CDS encoding aspartate aminotransferase family protein encodes MNLESIQAPERKLQAVQTLERKLLLQTYERNPYLFVSGEGVYLRDENGVDYLDLLSGIGVSALGYNHPAITAAIETQSRKLLHTSNLFYHEGTADLAMRLTERSGLDRVFFCNSGTEAWEAALKLARAHAELLRSEGKNIGTRFLALEHSFHGRTIGSVATTHKYKYREPFAPVMPGVEFVRFNDIADLREKFSSDICAICIEPIQGEGGIHPVSKEFFAAARELCDSTGALLLADEIQCGFGRTGKWFGYQHFGILPDITTVAKPLAGGIPMGAMLATDEAARAFTPGMHGTTFGGGPLACAVAIAVIDTMQKTALLDHITETGTYFRNELERLASKHDAIREVRGLGLMIGVEIESDEAARHIANRMMEHRIILNRTSDTVLRFLPPYILTREHVDIAIKALDEILTDMTSLAGQKPVGGHTHG; translated from the coding sequence ATGAATCTCGAATCGATCCAGGCCCCGGAGCGCAAGCTCCAGGCGGTTCAGACTTTGGAGCGGAAACTCTTGCTCCAGACCTACGAACGCAACCCCTACCTCTTCGTCTCAGGCGAAGGCGTCTATCTTCGTGACGAAAACGGAGTCGACTACCTCGACCTTCTCTCCGGCATCGGCGTCTCAGCCCTCGGCTACAACCATCCCGCCATCACCGCTGCCATCGAGACCCAGAGCCGCAAGCTCCTGCACACCTCGAACCTCTTCTACCACGAGGGCACGGCCGACCTCGCCATGCGCCTCACCGAGAGGAGCGGCCTCGATCGCGTCTTCTTCTGCAACAGCGGCACCGAAGCCTGGGAGGCCGCGCTCAAGCTCGCCCGCGCCCACGCCGAGTTACTTCGCTCGGAGGGCAAAAACATCGGCACCCGCTTCCTGGCCCTCGAGCACAGCTTCCACGGCCGCACCATCGGCTCCGTCGCGACTACCCACAAGTACAAGTACCGCGAGCCCTTCGCCCCCGTCATGCCCGGCGTCGAGTTCGTCCGCTTCAACGACATCGCCGATCTCCGCGAAAAGTTCTCCTCCGACATCTGCGCCATCTGCATCGAGCCCATCCAGGGCGAGGGCGGCATCCACCCCGTGTCCAAAGAGTTCTTCGCCGCCGCCCGCGAGCTCTGCGACTCCACCGGCGCCCTCCTCCTCGCCGACGAGATCCAGTGCGGCTTCGGACGCACCGGAAAGTGGTTCGGCTATCAGCACTTCGGCATCCTGCCAGACATCACCACCGTCGCCAAGCCCCTCGCCGGCGGCATCCCCATGGGAGCCATGCTCGCCACCGACGAAGCCGCCCGCGCCTTCACCCCCGGCATGCACGGCACCACCTTCGGCGGAGGCCCCCTAGCCTGTGCCGTAGCCATCGCCGTCATCGACACCATGCAGAAGACCGCGCTCCTCGATCACATCACCGAGACCGGCACTTACTTCCGCAACGAACTCGAGCGTCTCGCGTCCAAACACGATGCCATCCGCGAAGTCCGCGGCCTCGGCCTCATGATCGGCGTCGAGATCGAATCCGACGAAGCTGCAAGACACATCGCAAATCGCATGATGGAGCATCGCATCATCCTCAACCGGACAAGCGATACGGTCCTCCGTTTTCTACCGCCCTACATCCTCACCCGCGAGCACGTCGACATCGCGATCAAGGCGTTGGACGAAATCCTGACAGACATGACATCGCTTGCCGGACAGAAGCCGGTAGGAGGACACACCCATGGGTAG
- the argF gene encoding ornithine carbamoyltransferase — protein MGSKTVTINKPEGAEETAPKATATLGIQSDVAFSEATKRLNGRDLCSIADLSVQEMAAIMELAHAVKNHPEDFRHALDARQMVMFFEKASLRTRVTFEAAINTLGGNAIFVDQTQSPLGERESLADMARNLERWMAVMVLRTYSHDTITEMAAVSRIPVINALSDLEHPCQAIADFFTLEERFGSAQGLHFTYVGDGNNVCHSLMLTAAQLGTHCTIATPKGFAPKLDIIHKAIEIAEQTGGSITLTNDPIKAVTGADAVYTDVCTSMGFEHEATKRAPIFKPYQVNEALMSHAQPHAAFMHCLPAHRNAEVTDAVLDGPQSVVFDQAENRMHAQKAILLMLLGGAKRISNSRDRGIQARKRATV, from the coding sequence ATGGGTAGCAAGACCGTAACCATCAACAAGCCTGAAGGCGCGGAAGAGACCGCCCCCAAAGCCACCGCCACCCTCGGCATCCAGTCCGACGTAGCCTTCTCCGAGGCCACCAAACGCCTCAACGGCCGCGACCTCTGCTCCATCGCCGACCTCTCCGTGCAGGAGATGGCCGCCATCATGGAGCTCGCCCACGCCGTCAAGAACCACCCCGAAGACTTCCGCCACGCCCTCGACGCGCGCCAGATGGTCATGTTCTTCGAGAAGGCCAGCCTCCGCACCCGCGTCACCTTCGAAGCCGCCATCAACACCCTCGGCGGCAACGCCATCTTCGTCGACCAGACCCAGTCCCCCCTCGGCGAACGCGAGTCCCTCGCCGACATGGCCCGCAACCTCGAGCGCTGGATGGCCGTCATGGTCCTCCGCACCTACTCCCACGACACCATCACCGAGATGGCCGCCGTCTCGCGCATTCCCGTCATCAACGCCCTCTCCGACCTCGAGCACCCCTGCCAGGCCATCGCCGACTTCTTCACCCTCGAAGAGCGCTTCGGCTCCGCCCAGGGCCTTCACTTCACCTACGTCGGCGACGGCAACAACGTCTGCCACTCCCTCATGCTCACTGCCGCCCAGCTCGGCACCCACTGCACCATCGCCACCCCCAAGGGCTTCGCCCCCAAGCTCGACATCATCCACAAGGCCATCGAGATCGCCGAGCAGACCGGCGGAAGCATCACCCTCACCAACGACCCCATCAAGGCCGTCACCGGGGCCGACGCCGTCTACACCGACGTCTGCACCAGCATGGGCTTCGAGCACGAAGCCACCAAGCGCGCCCCCATCTTCAAGCCCTACCAGGTCAACGAAGCCCTCATGTCCCACGCGCAACCCCACGCCGCCTTCATGCACTGCCTACCGGCCCACCGCAACGCCGAAGTAACCGACGCCGTCCTCGACGGCCCCCAGTCCGTAGTCTTCGACCAGGCCGAAAACCGCATGCACGCCCAGAAGGCAATCCTCCTGATGTTGCTAGGCGGAGCCAAGCGTATCTCCAACTCCCGCGACCGCGGCATCCAGGCCCGCAAACGCGCCACCGTGTAG